From the genome of Phoenix dactylifera cultivar Barhee BC4 chromosome 17, palm_55x_up_171113_PBpolish2nd_filt_p, whole genome shotgun sequence:
gaatctcgtgcatgcggcagagaacctggaagaccgtcagggcacgccacgagttcggcaccagttgcgtcggcgcaactcttaaaccccggagtacctgcacgactaagtccgaaggggaaaagcggaacccggcctggagaatgccctcattgatggcgatcttccctggaggaggatgggacatcctctcctcaggccccgggagcgtaacgttgcaggcctcgggaaggtggtaccgagccacgagtttgtctaagtcttcggcgaccagctccgacttaatgtggtctgctctcacttcgcccattcctaatggccaataaacctacggtcaggacggggacaagaaggggggaaagaccgggacgactggggtacactagtacaaaaggagaaagtatggagagccctaagtagaagaatggggtaactcaccggaagagaaggaagaacggctccgagagcgtcaaaggagaagcaagcgaacagtccgacggcaacaacggcagcgcaaaggggaaactcgaaaatgtctgtaaagaggaagacggacgggggagggcccccggttaaataggcggaaaggcgggtgatgcctcgatgacgccagaggacgcctggccgccgaagggtcgctcgcgccccaaaggcgaatcgacaccattaaggaaggatgtccgccgaaatcctcagactgccaggtcagcaacaaccgccatacgccataaagaaggcggggagctcgaagcgcgcgcgcctctccgagggatggcggcaatctcgaagcatcactcccttcacccgttccccttctggttccaggctcggaagtggggggctactgttacgggagaactaagccgccatgctccacgtgaccggcacgcgcgcccatgaagactacggctgtcctttgatccagcaatccgaccccgagtcggacatcttcggctccacagcccgacctcgagtcggcggcccttcgatccagcagtccggccccgagtcggacatcttcggcttcgcagcccgatcccgagtcggctgccccttaatctagcaatccgaccccaagtcggatatcctcagcaccgcagcccgaccccgagtcggctgccccctgatccagcactccgaccccgagtcggagatctcttgataacgacaggctgcttcccagaggcacgccgaggcctcctgctccactactccctgcaacggctgtatccgatgctgttccacgatctcctgtatcagccgtacatagtggaactccactacgccctgtcatggccgtacccagcgctgctccacgacgccctgtaacggccatgtcagtggccactccatcgcgccccacgatgacaaacccccctgagagaccccccagccaggtatatatgcggctgggggggagaagggggggtaagcaatatcttccagagcactctcttgcttgctattatcatctctcctcctcctccaatctcctctgacttgatcgtcggagggcccccgctaccccagtggtggtgcgaggcttgctcgcaggtttcccggtggaaggcggagcgtaaccaacaccaaccaagacaactcagacggaaccccgttcacaccgctgtgtcaatcgttctcggtttggaccaccagcaacacatgtatatatagatatatatatatatatacatacatacatagatatatatatatatatatatgtatgtatgtatatatatatatatacaaccatatatatatatatatatatacatatatatatacatatatatatatatatatatatatatatatatatgtgtatatatatatatatatatacatatatatatatatacatacatatatatacatatatatacatatacatatagatatatatatacatacatatatatatacatatagatatatatatacatacatatatatatatacatatatatatatacacatatatatatatatacatatatatatatacacatatatatatatacatatatatagatacatatatatatagatacatatatatatatatatatatatatatatatatatatatatatatatatatatatacacacacacatgtatgtatatatgtatgtatgtatgtatatatgtatttatgcatgtatataGACACGTATATCTATCTATCTGTCCATCCatccacacacacatacatatggaaCTTGAATTTCGGCCTTTTCGTGCAGGTGATTTATGGGTGCCGGTTCATGACAATTCTTGGCATAGCTGGTTCTCTGATGGGATCCATCCTCTGTTTCCTCAAGGTATATTTGCCGCGTCTTTAATTGGGGACAAAACTTCTTCTACCTCCTCTTTCCAAGTATTATGCCCCCCATTACTCCTCTCAACTTGGGAAAGGTGCCTTGTTTTTAAGAACGGTATCATTCCCACCCTCTTAAGAAtggcatacatatatatgcaatAACTGCAATGGTGTTTCAGGCATTATTGTTGATGGTCGTGTATTTGCACTAAATACATGAAGGTAACAGTGTCTacggtcctttttttttttttgaattttggcaACTAAACGTATACTTCAAACATTAATATCGGTTACAGAGATGCATGTCGTTCTGATTACAAGATTTAAGTTGCTTTGAGTTAATATATCAAAGATGGGATCATTTCACAAAGCTTATAATTGGTGCTTGTTGTGAAGCTTTGTAGGTAAAATTATCATGTCTATTAAGTTGCTTGCACAGGCCACGATATATTTGCCGAATGGACTGTTGGAATTTGAATGAGTTTTAAATGTTTTAAAGAGGTGTAAATAAAAAGGATTTGTAACccctaaatttttaaaagagttgtTGTAACCTTTAAGTATTTCAAATTCCATTTGAAAGTTTCAAAACTTCCCATTATCTCTCATTATGGCCTTAATGATGCTATAAGTATTCAACCGTTATGGTTGGGTTACAAAAGGCCTATATACATGAGAGTCAtttcacacaaaaaaaaaaacgagtggaaaaaaataatacaaaaagtcttcttcttgctctcattctctctttctctaccACCATTCTCTCTTTTGCAATtacctattttattttatatttgggCAACCGATATATACTAGGTAATCTGCCTACTACCGACGTGTACTGTAGATTAGGCTCCTGTGAGtcgtttgggttgtatcttggTGTCGTCGCTGACCGCCAATACCTGCACGTGGGGAGGCAACAACGGCTTTAGGACAGTGCGTCTCTTGGCGTGCCTCTCACATCTCACAGGCCAGATATTTTCTTACcactattttattataattgttagatttcctttttatgtgatttaaatattttatgaagcATCTTGCTAGATCAATATTTTATTACAATTGTTAGATTTCTTTTTTatgtgatttaaatattttacaaagcATCTTGCTAGATCAACATGGacgcttttatttattttcttctttccatatgCTTGCATCAAAAAATAATCATTGTAATATATGTGAAGGATGTAAGTTAATCAGCATAATATTACAACCAGTGATTTGTGCAGGGTTGTGAATACGTGATAAATTCCTTTGCAGACTATTTCATAAGCGGTGGGAGAGCGATTCTCATGCTAGTTGAAGCTATTGGTAAGCTGATTTTCATTcaaaggcaactgaattctaaGCCAGATGAGAAAATTCTCCATTCACATATcataaacaaattgaagtaGACTAGTTTCACTGCCATAGATATCTATAGGTATCTCATATGGCAGCGTTTATAACTTATCAAGctgcttgaatgaagatagaGTGATTTTATTGTCTTCGATGATGTATATTTGTAGTGGGTGCTAATGTTCTAAAACTATGAAGAGCCAAACTTAAATGTGCTATTCTTGCACAGCATATTTTCCTGGCCCTTTGAGTTGCCCATGCATGGCTGGAAATTTGATGCAGCCTGAAGGGTTCATAATCTCATCATCACATTATTTGACTATGTTGTTGCATGTAGTCATGACCTTGATTTGGATATAATTAAAGTACACTATACTGTATATGGTCATGCACTCTGAAAAAAATCCATGTTTGAAACCTCATTTATGGAGAATACTATACTAGACCTCGTGAACGTGGTAAACGGCTTGGTTGGTCTCGGCAAACAAAAAATGACACATTAGCATTCTGATATGAGCTTCCAGATGTAGAATGGTATTTTTATGTAGACTCTAGAACTAACCAATAACTCAATGCCTTTGTTTCACTTCCAGATATCTATCTTATAGGAACAGTAATGCTTGTCTTTGGGATGGGTCTCTATGAGCTGTTCATCAGCAATTTCGACGTTGCGAAAACATCATCCTATGGATCAAACCTCCTTGGCTTGTTCAAACTTCAGGTTTGTCTCGTTGCCAAATGTTAGTCTAAACATTTGCATGAATcatttaactttattttttttgacataCATGTGAAGCAGTTCTGTGCTGATTTTGATATTGGCAGGAACGACCAAAGTGGCTAGAAATACAATCTGTCAACGAGTTGAAGACAAAGGTGGGGCATGTCATAGTGATGGTTCTATTGGTTGGATTGTTTGATAAGAGCAAGAAGGTGACAATATCTACTCCCAACGACCTTCTCTGCTTTGCTGCTTCTATCCTCCTTTCTTCAGGTTGCCTATATCTTCTGTCAAAGCTTCACATCTCCAAATGAAGTCAACATGCCTGATCCACCACTGAGCTGTTGGACCTGGTCCAACCAATAATTCCTCTTGGAGTAGAAAGTCATGTGCATTAGTAAGGAACCGATGCATGTCTCCATAAATAAAAGGCAAAGCTGCAACATAAGATCAGCATATTTCTGCTGGCTTTGTATCCTTCAGATGTAACACTTTTCAACGTATATATGGCTCTTGCGATATAcagttaaaataataaaaataatgcatTTGTGATTACAGTTTCATGCAGCACATTTTGTGCATGTGCCTCATAAATCATAGATATAAACAAAAGAACAAATAGAAACATCTTCACGTACAAGTTCTTGATGAGAATTAGTATTGGTGCCAATGGAAGCATAATAGAATACTAGGTCACTCTATTTTAATATTTGAGGTGGACAGCTGGAGAGGATAAAACAGAGCACTCAGCAATATTTTTCACTCAATTCTTTTCCACACCATAAAATGATTGTACTTACAGTATAGCCCTTCACATATCTTTTACATAAAGGCATCCCTACAACCCACGAGGCAAAACATAAGACTCCAAGAGTATTGGAAGAATAAATTAAATGTATTCTCTATATATTGCAAATGTTTATAGCAGTTCCTGATATTTATATCAGATTTGTACAGTGTGAATGATGGTAACAAGAATGCAACAATGACACCAGAAGAATAGGGTCATGCGGTTCTATAATCATGGAGGGAGGTTTAACTTGTTTGAGATCCTATTCATGTGGGATTCCCTCCGGTAGAACCGGTCAGGGATGTTTGAGCCATCACTTGACTGGTGTGTTTCGACCCTTCAATATGCCCCCGCAAACTCAACGGGACCTTGTCGACGTTGAGTTTGAGCCGTAATTGATTGAAGCGAGCCGTCAAGAGTGGTTTGGTAAGAGCATCCGAAATTTGATCACGAGTAAAGATGAGGCGAACTCGTAATAGGTTTTTGTTGACTCGCTCCCTAACAAAATGATAATCAATCTCTACGTGCTTGGTGCGGGCGTGAAACACCGGGTTGGAGGAGAGATACATGGCTCTAGTATTGTCACACCATAGCAAAGGAGTAGGCAACTAAGCGAAGCCCAGTTCGACTAGGAGAGAGCAGAGCCAGTGGACTTCGGCTGCCCCATTTTCTAATGACTTGTACTTGACCTTGGTTGGGTTGCGTGCAACTGTGGGTTACTTTTTGCAATTTCAGAAGATAAGTGTATTACCAAGATAAATGCAGTAAGTACTCACAGATCGCCGGTCATCACCGTCCCTGGCCCAATCGGCATCGGTGAGTGCCTGTAAATATAGAGAGGGTGGTCTGCGGATAACAAGACTGAAAGAAAGAGATCCTTTGAGTGATGGGgatatcagagcccttcatccagatgatcctgagcccccagaTTGAGTCAGACTCGGATTGGGTCCGTTTGAATccgagtcattttcttttattgcgttatttgcttttgtcttagtcaagtcaatttggtcagTTGTTTTGTTATTAGACTAGTCAATTGGGTTTATGTAATTGGGTTAATTTAGTGGACCAATTTTGGTAAGGGATTAGTTGATGTAAGGGTTCAAATTAATCGGTGTCAATTGATTGATTTGATCAATTGTTTACTTGATTTGATCAAGatgtaaggtctatataaagaccacccctctcatgtatgaggcaattgatgattgaataaaaaaccctagcctccttcttgttctttttcttcctcctcctcttcttctgttcttcctgcgtctctataacctcttcttccttctccctcccttgttcttcctcctcctctttctctgcaGTTGTActacatcaacttggtatcagagccttggtTTTGCCCCTGTTGCCAAAGGCCCAGGACGACCCAGAATTGCTTTCCACATCTGCCGCTGTTGCCACTTGATTCCACCGCCGCCCCGCTGTGCCTACCCTTCCCCATCCACCTCCCTTCCCCTCTCGGTTTTCACTagaaaaaggggggggggggggggggggggaccctGCGGCTGCTCTTCTCCTTCCACCCGTCACCATGCCCGAGGCCACCACCACCCCGCATCACGCCGCCTCCCCGATGTCGAACTCTGCCGACGAGCACCCCACCCGAGCCGCCCACGTTTGCCACCGGCTGCCTGTGCCGGATCCGCAAAGGAGACTACCGCCATGGAAACAACTCGTGGTTGGTCATCGTCTGTCGCCAAAAGTCCACAGCTGCCACCAGCCGGAGCTCATGACCGACCGCGCGCCCACAACCGTCCTGTGACAACCCTGGAACGCCCTCCGCTCGTGACGTACCACCCAGGAAGAGGCCGCCGTCCGTCACCGCCGACCACAGAGCCGCGGTCGCGATTTTCGCTGCCGCCCCTTTGGTCGATCCACAACCTccaccctcttcttccttccacaGCCGTGGCTGCAAGGGTCGGAGAGCCCTCCCGATCCGTCGGAAGGTTGAAAGTTGCTTAACAGGTAAGCTTCACACCCGTTAATCCAAAACCCGGTAACCCGAgtcccaaaaaagaaaaaaaatgcactTGCCTTGCACATGAGGAACTAACGGGTTATTAGAGCGGGTCACGCTTGACAACCCGAATCCGACAGGATCCAAGGTTTAAAAAAAATGCACGTGACCCCAcgtgtcaaaaaaaaagaaaaaaaaagataaaaaaaaggaaaaaaaaacttgccTGTGTAACTGTTCATCTTCAACATCTGCCTGTGCCGAGAACCGCACCGCCACCATTGTTGAGCCGCGTCATCACCGTGCCGCAGCTGCCCAATCGCCGCTCACCCAATGAGTAGCGCCGCCGCACCGGCCAGCCATCCTCGCTGCCCCTCCGTCGCCGCAGCGCTGCCAAGCCATgcacctccttctccacggctgACCACAGCACCGCTCCACTGCCTTAGCGCCGCCTCCGCCGGGCTCCACCTCCACCGAGCTTCGTCCACCAACTCCGCCGTTTCCGCCATCCTCGCCACCGCCGCTCCGCCCGACGCAACGCCGCTCCACTGCCTTCGTGCCGTCGCCACGTCGCACTGCTActgcccccccccccaccaTTCACCATCGCCTCCTCACCCACAACTCGCTGCTCCCTCTCCCGCACACGTCCACTCTTATCCCCATCCGCCACCCTCGCTTCCTTCGTCCTCCCAACACCAGAAACACCCCTTCTCACTACAACCACAGTGATCCCACTATAGTCCCGGCCTACCCTTTTCGGGCCCAACAGGGCGTGGCCCACTCAGCCTGTGCCCCAGTCACTCACCAGCCCACCACACCAGCGACAGTAGGCCACTCACTTCTCTCTTTTGAGGTCCAATCCCTCAGGCCTACAAAACCTGCAAGCCTCTTCAAGTTGAGGGCCCAGCAAACCCGCCGATTTGCTGTGATCAGACTCAAGTTGAAGCCAATTAAAGCCAATTGAAGGGTCCATCAGCTACAACCGCACTCCTGATCATCGCCCACGAGCGAACGACTCTAGTCGTCTACTTCACGATAGGTAATAGGATTCCACATTCTTGGGTTTGTTcctttaattatgttctagttcttttgcatgatagccatatttttgaaacttacttttgctatcaaaattcagaacacaaaacccctactttcaaacccatcctatttgctttttaaaatctagatattaaattagcacaccctcgACATTTCTCAACATTCTTCGATTAGAttgatttaggatcagaacaactgtactacttgattgcaatctaatttcttaaattgaataatcttaatctttaattctgaataaccgaagtaaaaatcaaCAATATTCAAACTTTAAGTTATTCTTGTgaaaacttgctgatatctgaaatcataatagattgcattagtaggttgtcctcaTCATATCTATTAGagtttcattagtgacactgcatttcacatcatcacctaGTGTTGTCATTGTatgccaacctgtagtgatagGAAGTACTATTTCAGTCAACCTAAAACTCatgtagctaccatgaatttCGACGTTGTGAGATCTCTTATGGAACAGCTCGATGCCATGCGGGCTGGAAACGAGGAATTCAAACgagagatccgtgagctcatgCAAAATTCTAAGACCCCTAAACCACCAACCCCCAttgcagcccaacctaaaatcggtttgaCCGCACCACCTATAGTCCTTCCCCATCCCCCTAGTAACCAACCACCTCCTGATCATCAACGTAATCTAGATGAGAGGCTGTTGCGTATCGTAAGAGTAGAGGCCCCTACCTTTGCTGGTCAACTCGAGCCAAGCATGTATCTCGATTGGAGAGCCGCTATGGATAATTAACTTGAGTGGAACGAGATGACTAATGATAAAAAAGTGCGAtttgccaaaatgaagcttattgggcaagctcactggtatTGGCATAATGTTGAATATATGCGTGAGACCCAAAGGCTTCCTCGTATAACTATatgggaggatatgaaagaaaagctAAATGAGCAGTATCTGCCATTTTCGTACCGACAATGtcttatggataggtggcagaagCTAACTCAAGAGACATCGATGGTTATTGATTACATCAcacgatttgaggagtttcataTGAAGTGCGGTGTAATAGAAGAGGAGACTCTTACCTCTCTAGGTTTCGGGCAGGACTTcgcgaggagatccagaaagaactACTTCTCCGAGAGATTACTATTCTTAACCAAGcataccagttggctcaagatatAGATAGTTTCTTAAGACTACCTGTGGTGAGGATTACTTTTCAATCCTCCGAATCAGCTCGGCCTAAACCCAACACCGACTAGGACCTCCCCGATGCCTGTCTCGAACCCTTCAACTGATAAGAAAAAAGGAATATTAGGTTCCAACCCTCCTTCTTGAAGCCAAACTCAATGTTTCTGGTGCCAAAAGTCCGACCACATTGCATCCCAATGCCCTGCCAAGACTTACCTGATTACTGAACTAAAAGCTGAGATCCAAGAGACCGAATatatcgaagaagtctatgaacgaaatatagaagactatatAGAAGATTTTGAAGACGAACCCacagaattagactttgtccaaaataatttccaaagggagactattgatctaagtacaaccaagccacttcacattactactgtggaagaggtagtgaaAGATATTGAGAGCCAGTCACCTAAGTTGGCACTTGTAATTAAAGATACCTATGCGGAGTCCAACCTTGAACATTCTCCTGTAGTAGATTTCCTTCCAGAGGAGTTTCTTGATGTAGTCCTAGATGATCTTttggatgcactttctccaatgTATGATATCAAACGGGCAATTGATCTAGTTTTCGGAGCATCTCTGCCCAACCTTCCACATCATTGGCTCCGACCGAATGCATATACTAGGACCTGAAATTTAATGTTACCGatagttgagtttgcatataatagtttggTTAACAAGTCCATAGGCATAAGTATATTCGaagtggtgcatgattacaaacctaggcaaTCCATTGACctatttttcatgtctcatcagtataggGTCTTTGAGTTTGCATAATCATTTGCATCACATCAACATttattgcatcaagaaatcagtaattgtagtcactttaataacttaaaatataaatttcttaCTGATTTACACAAacgttataaagagttaagtgaaagaggttacgtcatgataagaattaggcttgaacgaTTTTTTTCGAAAACGTTCAAGAAATTGCAAGCTTGTAGTGCGGAACCGTTCAAAgtcttaaagaaaatcagttcgaatacatatgttgtggatcttcctgatgactatgggattagtgcgatatTTAATATTGcacatttagtcccatacaaaaagacaacattcatgccttctgacccctttattgatatatatgccCATGTTGAACACCCTGAACTATTACCTACTGTTGAGCTACCGCCTtccaaatttcatgcacgcagagaacaaatagaacatatattggatgagcaggttatttcaactAGAAACGGTAGTTACCAACgctaccttgttcggtggaaaggtcgaccaaagtctgacgTGACGTGGATTTTCATAGCCCAGTTGCAGTGCCTTGatcccgatcttctggagcagtacgacagccggtcagacctgtactcgacggggttGAGTTGTTCTCACCTGGAAGAGTTGATGGAGACattagagcccttcatccagatgatcttgAGCCCTCGGATTGAGTCAGACTCGGATTGGATCCGTTTGAGTCCgagtcattttttttattgcgttatttgcttttgtcttagtcaagtcaatttggtcagTTGTTTTGTTATTTGATGCGATCCGAcagaatttgatccgtatctcaagattcttgactcttcttgatttctggaagggtagttccgacctgattgcagacacaatttatgaagatccgtccgtcagatcaatctcaattttggatatgttgtagatctccgcgttagctttctagtggtaggtcgtgggtctagaAAGGATATCAGGATCTtaagatatcagcctccgaTTGATGACTGCATagggaaggacgggctgataatccgacgggatggagttgtttgtagaggctggaagggatcaaggaggagaggaagaagagggagaaggtggctggcctctcgggacagaggtggtgcagccggatgaacgagggggcggcggccttggacggcggcctagggagagggggaaggcgtcgcaagaagagaagagagaatggaagagagctagggcaaaagcctttcaattaatttttgcatcctgaaataggtgctcaccatatctatttataggtggctacctgaccccttaacttgacttgatctaattgaattcaagaaacaactaaacccaaagcgactctaataaaggccaagtcggctagcccgagcaaggctatgttgaaataaaattaatatcaaggactcaaaagcaaaaataaccaaatgattaagtccgaggcggtctagtggatccaaccgcatcactccaccatgcttcccttaaccttgttgaggatgatagtgttattttgatgattaacaagcaattatctagagtatattataagttaaattgatacttcatttataagttcattactctcagtatatttgtatgaattgataatagatacatggctttgttcatttgaatgaatctaaccttgagatgcagcaaagtgtagattgagtcgacccaaaggatgattgggtcgaccccggcacatcaagaagtcatttggcacacttctgcaaaattggcacagatgaacagtgagttgggtcgacccaaggtaagcatgagtcgacccaaacttcaagaacctcaaaacatgaaagaaatatgttctctggatttactgagagggtcgacccaaacagtggttgagtcgacccaagcttgagtcgacccaaaccctgagagggtcgacccaaaggcaagacagaaagacagacagaaaatggttctctgaaattactgagagggtcgacccaagaagaagttgagtcgacccaagtgaactttgagtcgacccaaagaatggttgggtcgacccaagtgaaggaagtctgaaattcaaatttctgtgttctctgagagggtcgacccaaggaatgtttgagtcgacccaaggcaaagttgggtcgacccaaggacaggttgagccgacccaaacacgggctgaacagtaacggctagttctgcagatgtacgttttgtccttcccaaggtcagtaacggctagtttttgaattctaaccattggggcttgaccaaaggatgtgggaagctatttaaaggggcactattcatcagatagaataacttttgaaaggaatatcaaagagtacacaagaaaagaaaagtgtcctaatcttcttcatcaagagcttcattcaagaatcaaagaaagggattgagcagattcaaagagtcatcaagagctccatcctcccttgaagagtgaagcatccttgacaaagaagagcaaagc
Proteins encoded in this window:
- the LOC103697786 gene encoding uncharacterized protein LOC103697786 isoform X2; translation: MKSLRLILPPSTSELGGWMPSGNNPIRRSRTPGKLLGTDHPRRLTFPVAASMPNAIAGHPMESAASPSSLTTCHRDCDPGAPPPPPAAEATLDLRADSSADRSSAAADASGLEEQIEKVIYGCRFMTILGIAGSLMGSILCFLKGCEYVINSFADYFISGGRAILMLVEAIGTVMLVFGMGLYELFISNFDVAKTSSYGSNLLGLFKLQERPKWLEIQSVNELKTKVGHVIVMVLLVGLFDKSKKVTISTPNDLLCFAASILLSSGCLYLLSKLHISK
- the LOC103697786 gene encoding UPF0114 protein in repA1-repA2 intergenic region isoform X1, with translation MKSLRLILPPSTSELGGWMPSGNNPIRRSRTPGKLLGTDHPRRLTFPVAASMPNAIAGHPMESAASPSSLTTCHRDCDPGAPPPPPAAEATLDLRADSSADRSSAAADASGLEEQIEKVIYGCRFMTILGIAGSLMGSILCFLKGCEYVINSFADYFISGGRAILMLVEAIDIYLIGTVMLVFGMGLYELFISNFDVAKTSSYGSNLLGLFKLQERPKWLEIQSVNELKTKVGHVIVMVLLVGLFDKSKKVTISTPNDLLCFAASILLSSGCLYLLSKLHISK